In the genome of Gordonia rubripertincta, one region contains:
- a CDS encoding FAD-dependent oxidoreductase, producing MKTDVVIVGGGVAGSALAARLAAADVGVVVLERESSYRDMVRGEAIVPWGFLEAAALGVDGAIMDADGVSVITRMVPYDAALTVSGAQELATDLSDAAPGAPGVIGIGHPELREALADAAVKEGATLYRGVRRSTVRAGDSPVVTCELDGRTEEISCRLIIAADGKFSTTRAALGVEMASTQARVKLTGMLVDDAGVWDRRVTTIAVDGRNQFIVIPRADNRLRLYVGRHVDDPEPLTGREAITAFLEAYRTPIFPDSDRLAESTPVGPCATFPMCDSWTSTPAMPGAALVGDAAGWSNPVTAQGLSIGLRDARVLSEVLLDNQRWGPEVLAAYAVERTERMRRLRFSTALADLVSGFGMSDRDTRRARVLKVLARRPELGQALTAIHAGPWSIGEEAFGPDILTTLALA from the coding sequence ATGAAGACTGATGTCGTCATCGTCGGCGGAGGAGTCGCCGGCAGCGCGCTCGCGGCCAGACTCGCTGCCGCGGACGTGGGTGTCGTGGTCCTCGAGCGGGAGTCGTCCTACCGCGACATGGTGCGGGGAGAAGCGATCGTTCCGTGGGGGTTCCTCGAGGCGGCCGCACTGGGTGTGGATGGCGCAATCATGGACGCCGACGGCGTCTCCGTCATCACACGCATGGTCCCGTACGACGCCGCGCTGACCGTTTCGGGCGCACAGGAGTTGGCTACGGACCTGTCGGATGCGGCACCGGGCGCACCGGGAGTGATCGGGATCGGTCATCCGGAACTACGCGAGGCCCTTGCCGATGCCGCGGTGAAAGAAGGTGCCACCCTCTACCGCGGTGTTCGCAGATCGACGGTTCGGGCCGGGGACAGTCCGGTCGTCACGTGCGAACTCGATGGGCGCACCGAAGAGATCTCATGCCGGTTGATCATCGCGGCCGACGGAAAGTTCTCGACGACGCGCGCTGCGCTTGGTGTCGAGATGGCGTCGACTCAGGCGCGCGTGAAACTCACCGGGATGCTCGTCGACGACGCCGGAGTCTGGGATCGGCGTGTGACGACGATCGCCGTGGACGGACGCAACCAGTTCATCGTGATTCCACGAGCCGACAACCGTTTGCGTCTGTACGTGGGTCGCCACGTTGACGATCCGGAACCGCTGACCGGACGTGAGGCGATCACCGCCTTCCTGGAGGCGTACCGCACCCCGATCTTCCCGGATTCGGACCGTCTCGCCGAGTCGACACCTGTCGGACCTTGTGCAACCTTCCCGATGTGCGATTCGTGGACCAGCACACCGGCGATGCCCGGCGCCGCCCTCGTCGGCGACGCTGCCGGGTGGAGCAACCCGGTGACCGCGCAGGGGCTGAGCATCGGTCTGCGTGATGCGCGTGTGTTGTCGGAGGTGCTGCTGGACAATCAGCGGTGGGGTCCGGAGGTGCTTGCGGCCTATGCAGTGGAACGGACCGAGCGGATGAGACGACTGCGTTTCAGCACCGCACTGGCTGATCTCGTCAGCGGATTCGGAATGTCGGATCGGGATACCCGCCGGGCACGGGTGCTCAAAGTGCTCGCGCGCCGGCCCGAACTGGGCCAGGCGCTGACCGCGATACACGCAGGACCGTGGAGTATCGGCGAGGAGGCATTCGGACCGGACATACTAACCACTCTTGCGCTTGCGTGA
- a CDS encoding phosphotransferase encodes MAWNDTGKSAGLPENVFIKSTPLSAKNRVMVGTLDMAVNEVRFYDELAPALGGDVAPRAWYARAGCGARFLMVLEHLVAEGGRPYALADPCPIDHARTDRRIRQAAFDILGQLALRHGPRLGTPVEHAAGQPVPELFYSRGRHAALKLDRPEAGPAAKALVSALDGNADAFYRAFETGPLTLLHGDSHLGNTFSRADGRSGLLDWQVIWRGPGMREVTYWMVTGLEPGTRRAHERD; translated from the coding sequence GTGGCGTGGAACGACACAGGGAAATCGGCGGGTCTGCCGGAGAACGTCTTCATCAAGAGCACGCCGTTATCGGCCAAGAACCGGGTCATGGTCGGCACCCTCGACATGGCCGTCAACGAGGTCCGCTTCTACGACGAGCTCGCACCAGCGCTCGGCGGCGATGTGGCTCCGCGCGCCTGGTATGCGCGAGCCGGTTGCGGGGCCCGATTCCTGATGGTCCTGGAGCATCTGGTCGCCGAAGGCGGGCGGCCGTACGCCCTGGCCGACCCGTGTCCCATCGACCACGCGCGGACTGATCGACGCATTCGCCAGGCTGCATTCGACATTCTGGGACAGCTCGCGCTTCGCCACGGACCTCGACTGGGTACGCCCGTGGAGCACGCGGCCGGGCAGCCAGTTCCTGAATTGTTCTACTCGCGCGGTCGCCACGCCGCCCTGAAGCTCGACCGCCCCGAAGCCGGACCCGCTGCGAAGGCCCTGGTCTCGGCTCTCGACGGCAATGCCGACGCCTTCTACCGCGCCTTCGAAACCGGGCCGCTTACGTTGTTGCACGGCGATTCTCACCTGGGCAACACCTTCTCCCGCGCCGACGGTCGCTCGGGACTGCTTGACTGGCAGGTCATCTGGCGTGGCCCTGGCATGCGTGAGGTCACCTACTGGATGGTGACCGGACTCGAGCCGGGGACACGCCGGGCCCACGAACGCGACTGA
- a CDS encoding CaiB/BaiF CoA transferase family protein, protein MNVTPDPAVAPLAGLRVVDLSSTLPGAQFSQFFADAGADVIMVEPLGGSPVRDYRGWPGLLRSRRSITLDVHDDSDRDVLRGLLAEADVMVSTMRPSTAERLGMTAERLSADYPRLVVASITGWGSNSPWSHYKGYEGLVMAKAGVLHNKRQLTSRPGPAYVSVPYASWGAAQCAVHGVLAALHERERSGHGQVVESNLVLGIGAMDPYNWFYEMVLERYPGAYTPQDVAYDDQGRPAAPLLFALLIAPSSDGTWLQFAQTAPRLMQAWLTELGLIEWLADPKWKGFPVLEDPDLRQEFWWEMISRVGQRSLAEWQEAFERNPDVSAEVFRTPTGAFEHPQVVHEGRAITVEHPVLGPVKQPSTPDTGERAPAHRADRGADARRPQRRAPCARCRGDPCR, encoded by the coding sequence ATGAATGTGACCCCCGATCCTGCTGTCGCACCGCTTGCCGGACTTCGCGTCGTCGACCTGTCGAGCACGCTGCCCGGCGCTCAGTTCAGTCAGTTCTTCGCCGATGCCGGAGCCGACGTGATCATGGTGGAACCTCTGGGTGGCAGCCCCGTGCGTGACTATCGGGGTTGGCCGGGGCTGCTGCGCAGCCGCCGCAGCATCACCCTCGACGTCCACGACGACTCCGACCGTGACGTGCTTCGTGGCTTGCTGGCGGAAGCCGACGTCATGGTGAGCACCATGCGGCCGTCGACCGCCGAGCGTCTCGGGATGACCGCAGAGCGGCTCTCCGCCGACTATCCGCGCCTCGTGGTCGCCAGCATCACCGGCTGGGGCTCCAACAGCCCGTGGAGTCACTACAAGGGCTACGAGGGACTGGTCATGGCGAAAGCGGGCGTGTTGCACAACAAACGTCAACTCACCTCGCGGCCGGGTCCCGCGTACGTGTCCGTGCCGTATGCGTCGTGGGGTGCGGCACAGTGTGCTGTGCACGGAGTGCTCGCCGCGCTGCATGAACGCGAACGCAGCGGCCACGGGCAGGTGGTCGAGTCCAATCTCGTACTCGGGATCGGCGCGATGGACCCGTACAACTGGTTCTACGAGATGGTCTTGGAACGCTACCCAGGGGCATACACGCCTCAGGATGTGGCTTACGACGATCAGGGCAGGCCCGCTGCTCCGCTGCTGTTCGCCCTGCTCATCGCACCGAGCAGCGACGGCACGTGGCTCCAATTCGCCCAGACCGCACCACGATTGATGCAGGCGTGGCTCACCGAACTCGGTCTCATCGAATGGCTGGCCGATCCGAAATGGAAGGGCTTCCCGGTCCTCGAGGATCCGGACCTGCGCCAGGAGTTCTGGTGGGAGATGATCTCGCGCGTGGGGCAGCGGAGCCTTGCCGAGTGGCAGGAGGCCTTCGAGCGCAACCCGGATGTCAGTGCCGAGGTCTTCCGCACGCCGACAGGTGCGTTCGAGCATCCGCAGGTGGTGCACGAAGGTCGGGCGATCACCGTCGAGCATCCGGTACTGGGGCCGGTCAAGCAGCCGTCCACCCCAGATACAGGTGAACGGGCGCCCGCTCACCGAGCCGACCGCGGCGCCGATGCCCGGCGACCACAGCGCCGAGCTCCGTGCGCTCGCTGCCGCGGCGACCCCTGTCGGTAG
- a CDS encoding cytochrome P450 → MTTDIPAVPSIDFDHHSEHYARHWREINAQNRAACPVAHTDAHGGFWVLSSYEDIATVAKDDAAFSSYQELDDGTHTGATIPAGPIRQVPIEMDPPEFTAYRRLLNRSFAPAVIAEWEDYIRSATTYCIDQFIDSGTCDLVADVLNPVPAITTLSLLGLPTEDWRSFSDTIHEMVHTPPDPDGNFAADDAAQRLMELFVTVTETISARRQNPTDDLISTLVHAEIDGEPMSDQRLLEIISLVIFGGVDTTGSLLSSVLRWLEANPHERERLAADPGLIPQATEEFLRFFSPVQGLARTATHDCVIGDQQIRKGERLFLSWASANFDPALFPDADKVELDRFPNRHQSFGIGVHRCLGSNLARLEFRVVLEEILRRMPDFHISDDAEPFRSIGVVNGWVNLPTTFTAGVREGSDVAGNPALTL, encoded by the coding sequence ATGACGACCGACATCCCCGCCGTCCCCAGCATCGACTTCGACCATCACTCCGAGCATTACGCGCGCCATTGGCGCGAGATCAATGCGCAGAACCGTGCTGCGTGCCCGGTTGCCCATACCGACGCGCACGGCGGATTCTGGGTTCTCTCCTCCTACGAGGACATCGCGACAGTCGCCAAGGATGACGCAGCATTCTCCTCGTACCAAGAACTCGACGACGGCACCCACACCGGCGCAACGATTCCAGCCGGCCCGATCCGGCAGGTACCCATCGAGATGGACCCCCCGGAGTTCACGGCATACCGCAGGCTGTTGAACCGGTCCTTCGCCCCCGCGGTGATCGCCGAATGGGAAGACTACATCCGCAGTGCGACCACCTACTGTATCGATCAGTTTATCGATAGCGGCACTTGCGATTTGGTTGCTGATGTCCTCAATCCCGTGCCGGCCATCACCACCCTGTCCCTGCTCGGTCTGCCGACCGAGGACTGGCGCAGCTTCTCCGACACGATTCACGAGATGGTCCACACCCCACCTGATCCCGATGGCAACTTCGCTGCCGACGACGCCGCGCAGAGGCTCATGGAGCTCTTCGTCACGGTCACCGAAACCATCTCGGCGCGCCGCCAGAATCCGACCGATGACCTCATCTCCACGTTGGTCCACGCAGAGATCGACGGCGAGCCGATGTCTGATCAGCGCCTGCTCGAGATCATCAGCCTGGTCATCTTCGGCGGCGTCGACACCACCGGCAGCCTGTTGAGCAGTGTGCTTCGATGGCTGGAGGCGAATCCACATGAGCGCGAACGGCTCGCCGCGGATCCTGGCTTGATTCCACAGGCCACCGAGGAGTTCTTGCGCTTCTTCTCTCCGGTGCAGGGACTCGCGCGCACGGCCACGCACGACTGCGTGATCGGCGACCAGCAGATCCGCAAGGGCGAACGGCTCTTCCTGTCCTGGGCGTCGGCGAACTTCGACCCGGCACTGTTCCCCGATGCCGACAAGGTCGAACTGGACCGATTCCCCAACCGGCATCAGTCCTTCGGCATCGGCGTGCACCGATGCCTCGGATCGAACTTGGCGCGACTGGAATTCCGCGTGGTTCTCGAGGAGATCCTGCGTCGGATGCCCGATTTTCACATCTCCGATGATGCCGAACCATTCCGCTCTATCGGTGTGGTCAACGGCTGGGTCAACTTGCCCACCACCTTCACCGCGGGCGTCCGCGAAGGCTCCGACGTCGCCGGAAACCCCGCGCTCACCCTCTGA
- a CDS encoding ferredoxin, with translation MTAPALVDFDDEGHAVPHHETLPDHLIDAARRVRLSCPEKAVSLVD, from the coding sequence GTGACGGCACCAGCACTCGTTGATTTCGACGACGAGGGCCACGCCGTACCCCACCACGAGACGCTGCCCGACCACCTCATCGACGCCGCGCGACGGGTGCGGCTGTCTTGCCCGGAAAAGGCAGTCTCCCTTGTTGATTGA
- a CDS encoding TetR/AcrR family transcriptional regulator, with the protein MTAVDNTQGRPRDPEVTRRITEAALLEYSRTGWAAFTMDGVARRAGVGKAALYRRWKSKEGLLVDALEARSQPVTETVDQGDFRSDTIALAAELMCHFLDPAGWATLRIAVDAADNTAPLAQFYERIVLAHREAVARFFERNVARGALSPGASAAALAECLFGAVFMHVLAMAPADRTAARDSAIEHVTPLVDLLLNGVSTEHARD; encoded by the coding sequence ATGACTGCGGTTGACAACACGCAAGGGCGGCCGCGCGACCCGGAGGTCACGCGACGAATCACCGAGGCGGCCCTGCTCGAGTACAGCCGCACCGGCTGGGCGGCGTTCACCATGGACGGCGTCGCGCGCCGCGCGGGAGTCGGGAAGGCGGCCCTTTACCGGCGCTGGAAGTCAAAGGAAGGGCTCTTGGTCGATGCGCTGGAGGCTCGGTCACAACCAGTGACGGAGACAGTCGATCAGGGCGACTTTCGGTCCGACACGATCGCGCTGGCAGCCGAATTGATGTGCCACTTTCTGGACCCGGCGGGATGGGCCACCTTGCGTATTGCCGTGGACGCCGCCGACAACACCGCGCCGCTCGCGCAGTTCTACGAGCGAATAGTGCTGGCGCACCGAGAAGCAGTGGCCCGCTTCTTCGAGCGCAATGTCGCACGCGGCGCGCTGTCACCCGGCGCCTCAGCCGCCGCACTCGCCGAATGCCTGTTCGGCGCCGTCTTCATGCACGTCCTCGCAATGGCCCCGGCCGACCGCACCGCGGCCCGTGACTCGGCCATCGAGCACGTGACGCCTCTGGTCGACCTGCTCCTCAACGGAGTATCCACAGAACACGCTCGAGACTGA
- a CDS encoding FadR/GntR family transcriptional regulator, producing MSVAATGSSAEAPRVGTVMRAPKTAELIAGHLRRQIVRGELIPGETLPPEMQLMEQFGVSRPTLREAFRILEAESLIGVRRGARGGAQVLAPDPMVAARHVALLLQLQGTTIQDVYEARMVSEPVCAGMLARIRTDEDLADLQEVVAKLSSLIKSAPEQTPDMSQWSATTYRFHELLLQRCGNKTLAVQGAVLADIVETHLARTISQGMSREQQAQPPSIDKTLRSYRKMVRLIEARDGDGAEKHWRSHMQIAAKYLFMFDPQNMPLVDLFS from the coding sequence ATGTCTGTCGCAGCTACAGGATCGTCCGCCGAGGCCCCGCGGGTCGGCACGGTGATGCGCGCCCCCAAGACCGCCGAACTCATCGCCGGACATCTGCGTCGCCAGATCGTGAGAGGTGAGCTGATCCCCGGCGAGACTCTACCCCCGGAGATGCAGCTCATGGAGCAGTTCGGGGTGTCGCGGCCAACGCTGCGAGAAGCATTCCGGATTCTGGAAGCGGAGAGCCTCATCGGAGTACGCCGCGGTGCCCGCGGCGGAGCACAGGTTCTCGCGCCCGACCCGATGGTCGCCGCGCGACACGTCGCGTTGCTCCTACAACTTCAGGGCACCACGATCCAGGACGTCTATGAGGCGCGCATGGTGTCCGAGCCGGTCTGTGCCGGCATGCTGGCCAGGATCCGAACCGACGAGGATCTCGCTGACCTGCAAGAAGTGGTCGCCAAGCTCTCCTCATTGATCAAGTCTGCTCCGGAGCAGACACCGGACATGTCTCAGTGGAGCGCGACCACATACCGATTTCACGAATTACTCCTGCAGCGATGCGGCAACAAGACCCTCGCGGTGCAGGGCGCCGTGCTCGCCGACATCGTGGAAACCCACCTGGCCCGCACCATCTCTCAGGGGATGAGCCGGGAGCAACAGGCGCAACCGCCGAGCATCGACAAGACTCTGCGCTCCTACCGGAAAATGGTTCGCCTGATCGAAGCACGGGACGGCGACGGCGCCGAAAAGCATTGGCGGTCCCACATGCAGATCGCCGCCAAATACCTGTTCATGTTCGATCCGCAGAACATGCCGCTCGTCGATCTCTTCAGCTGA
- a CDS encoding TetR/AcrR family transcriptional regulator: protein MATADILDAALRVVERSSLDALTVRAVADECGVTPPAIHYHLRGERDLATLVVEAVAREITVRLDPSTSWQDQYIELVLAMDRTFLRYPGTGARALTATGKSPAASKLTETALDILRGAGFGEQECVEIFAATYFLYVGWLSTRQMAQSDAIHPSLAAAGISAPERVQTEPLIASLECIFTGHVPRQGS from the coding sequence TTGGCAACCGCCGACATTCTCGATGCAGCGCTACGCGTGGTCGAGCGCTCGTCCCTGGACGCACTGACGGTGCGCGCCGTCGCCGACGAATGCGGAGTCACACCGCCGGCAATTCACTACCACCTCCGTGGCGAGCGCGATCTGGCAACACTCGTCGTCGAGGCGGTGGCACGCGAGATCACGGTACGGTTGGACCCGTCGACCTCGTGGCAGGATCAATACATCGAACTCGTCCTGGCCATGGACAGAACCTTCCTCCGTTACCCCGGAACCGGCGCCCGAGCACTGACGGCGACTGGAAAGTCTCCGGCGGCAAGTAAACTCACCGAGACCGCACTCGACATCCTGCGAGGCGCCGGGTTCGGCGAGCAGGAATGCGTCGAGATCTTCGCCGCGACCTATTTTCTGTACGTGGGTTGGCTCTCAACGCGGCAGATGGCCCAGAGCGACGCCATCCACCCATCTCTGGCCGCGGCCGGGATCTCGGCGCCGGAGCGGGTGCAGACCGAGCCATTGATCGCATCATTGGAATGCATTTTCACTGGACATGTACCACGACAAGGGAGTTGA
- a CDS encoding aldehyde dehydrogenase family protein: MTDRTPPPVHLRLNGEKLPEGSGGFFDHVDPVTGTVNARIPLADKDDVDRAVGAAHTAYDSWRRTPPAIRRGMLMKLADLIDANADEFARRGALDNGMPMSLAAGGIGISAEWTRYYAGWADKIAGEVTGQPLQDSELGYTLRQPYGVIGIVITWNGPLISLAMKVPAALAAGNTVVVKPSEMTPFAPELFMDLVEEAGIPPGVVNILPGTAEAGHQLVTHDLVKKVSFTGGPVTATRILEACAPSMKPVVLELGGKSANIVLEDADLATACQHAAFMSVGLMTGQGCAFPTRLLVHESVYDQVLDGVLATAASIAPGDPFDPATLTGPVVNEAAVERIMGMIERAQADGARLLHGGRRMEREGFFIEPTVFADVDPASELAQTEVFGPVLAITKFRTDDEAIEIANSTKYGLSGYIQTRDLTRATRIAAELETGEVLINGAMNLAVHRPFGGIGISGVGKEGGRAGIEEFLRVKSVGMGLV; the protein is encoded by the coding sequence ATGACCGATCGCACACCACCACCGGTACACCTACGCCTCAATGGCGAGAAGCTCCCTGAAGGCTCTGGGGGATTCTTCGACCACGTCGACCCCGTCACCGGAACGGTCAATGCCCGAATCCCCCTGGCCGACAAGGATGACGTCGATCGTGCCGTCGGGGCCGCCCACACCGCATACGACTCGTGGCGGCGGACACCACCGGCCATCCGGCGCGGCATGCTCATGAAGCTGGCCGACCTGATCGATGCGAACGCCGACGAGTTCGCACGCCGCGGGGCGCTGGACAACGGGATGCCGATGTCCCTGGCGGCCGGCGGCATCGGGATCTCGGCGGAGTGGACCCGCTACTACGCCGGTTGGGCAGACAAGATCGCCGGTGAGGTGACCGGCCAACCGCTACAGGACTCCGAGCTGGGCTACACACTACGACAGCCGTACGGCGTGATCGGTATCGTGATCACCTGGAACGGACCGCTCATCTCGTTGGCGATGAAGGTGCCGGCCGCGCTCGCCGCCGGCAACACCGTGGTGGTCAAACCGTCCGAGATGACGCCCTTCGCACCCGAATTGTTCATGGACCTGGTGGAGGAGGCGGGGATCCCACCCGGCGTGGTCAACATCCTGCCGGGCACTGCCGAAGCCGGGCATCAGCTCGTCACCCATGACCTGGTGAAGAAGGTGTCGTTTACCGGTGGTCCCGTCACCGCCACCCGGATTCTCGAGGCCTGCGCACCGTCGATGAAGCCGGTCGTCCTCGAACTCGGTGGCAAGTCGGCGAATATCGTGCTCGAGGATGCCGATCTGGCAACGGCCTGCCAACACGCCGCATTCATGTCGGTCGGGCTGATGACCGGTCAGGGATGCGCGTTCCCCACCCGACTACTCGTCCACGAGTCCGTCTACGACCAGGTGCTCGACGGCGTCCTCGCCACGGCGGCGTCCATCGCCCCCGGTGACCCTTTCGACCCCGCCACGCTGACCGGACCGGTCGTGAACGAGGCTGCCGTCGAGCGGATCATGGGCATGATCGAGCGAGCCCAGGCCGACGGTGCACGCCTGCTCCACGGCGGAAGGCGCATGGAGCGCGAGGGCTTCTTCATCGAGCCGACCGTGTTCGCCGACGTCGACCCGGCATCCGAACTGGCCCAGACCGAGGTCTTCGGTCCGGTGCTCGCCATCACGAAGTTCCGCACCGATGACGAGGCGATCGAGATCGCCAACTCCACCAAATACGGTCTGTCGGGTTACATCCAGACGCGGGACCTCACGCGCGCCACCAGGATCGCCGCCGAGCTGGAAACCGGCGAGGTACTCATCAACGGCGCGATGAATCTCGCGGTCCATCGTCCGTTCGGTGGGATCGGGATCAGCGGTGTCGGCAAGGAAGGCGGCCGCGCCGGAATCGAAGAGTTTCTCCGTGTCAAGAGTGTGGGAATGGGATTGGTCTGA
- a CDS encoding nuclear transport factor 2 family protein yields MTDKTTNWVTDYYAAWDSADVDQIVNWFADDIVLEDVPMAHVASGPEQAREFVEHAIALTPGTTYEVVNSVVTDDAFATEWIMRPAGLRGSSVGAIRDGKIVNNRDYWNAGGRSQM; encoded by the coding sequence GTGACCGACAAAACCACAAACTGGGTGACCGACTACTACGCCGCATGGGATTCGGCAGACGTCGATCAAATTGTGAACTGGTTCGCCGACGACATCGTGTTGGAGGATGTGCCGATGGCCCACGTCGCATCGGGACCCGAGCAGGCACGCGAATTCGTCGAACACGCAATCGCACTCACCCCGGGAACCACCTACGAAGTGGTGAACAGCGTGGTCACCGACGACGCCTTCGCCACGGAGTGGATCATGCGGCCCGCGGGCCTGCGTGGATCATCGGTCGGCGCGATTCGCGACGGCAAGATCGTGAACAATCGGGACTACTGGAATGCGGGCGGTCGCAGCCAGATGTGA
- a CDS encoding acyl-CoA thioesterase, which translates to MAVETTHDALSRPIPERIALVEVGPLRFRGGVSPGPPTRTYGGEVAAQSVLAAYRTVSADRDIHAAHMHFLLPGDTTVPVEFEVEESRDGRSFSSRHVRASQAGRVIFTMTASFQRPEKGLEHQVPRLDAPRPETLPTPEEMFADDTENLEWVRWLTDSIDVDARFPMLPARSSAARGHRVDPRQSVWLRSRRRVGTTSADRDAALAYISDLLLLSAALGPHQLTLQGGELQFATVSHSIWFHAPLSVEDWFLYEQDSRWAGSSRALCRGEMFDGTGRLCATTMQEGLIRVRS; encoded by the coding sequence GTGGCAGTCGAGACTACGCACGACGCATTGAGCCGACCGATCCCGGAGCGGATCGCGCTCGTGGAGGTCGGACCTCTGCGATTCCGGGGTGGCGTCAGCCCGGGTCCGCCGACGCGCACCTACGGCGGTGAGGTCGCCGCCCAATCCGTGCTCGCCGCCTACCGAACGGTTTCGGCCGATCGCGACATCCATGCGGCACATATGCATTTCCTGCTCCCCGGCGACACCACCGTCCCGGTGGAGTTCGAGGTCGAGGAGAGCCGAGATGGCCGGTCGTTCAGCTCCCGACACGTCCGGGCGTCCCAGGCCGGTCGGGTAATCTTCACCATGACCGCGTCATTCCAGCGGCCGGAGAAAGGGTTGGAACACCAGGTACCACGGCTGGACGCACCTCGGCCCGAGACCCTTCCCACCCCCGAGGAGATGTTCGCCGACGATACCGAGAACCTGGAGTGGGTCCGCTGGCTGACCGACAGCATCGATGTGGACGCCCGGTTCCCGATGTTGCCGGCACGATCCTCGGCCGCGCGTGGCCATCGCGTGGACCCCCGACAGAGCGTCTGGCTGCGATCGCGGCGCCGTGTGGGCACGACGTCGGCCGACCGCGATGCCGCACTCGCCTACATCTCCGACCTCCTGCTGCTCTCCGCAGCACTCGGGCCGCACCAGCTGACGCTGCAGGGCGGCGAACTCCAGTTCGCGACCGTCAGTCACTCGATCTGGTTTCACGCGCCGCTGTCGGTTGAGGACTGGTTCCTGTACGAACAGGACTCGCGATGGGCGGGTTCGAGCCGCGCGCTGTGTCGCGGGGAGATGTTCGACGGGACCGGCCGGCTGTGTGCGACGACGATGCAGGAGGGACTCATCCGGGTCCGGTCCTGA
- a CDS encoding mycofactocin-coupled SDR family oxidoreductase produces MLNLEGQKLPVGSLEGRVAFITGAGRGQGRAHAVRLAQLGVDIIGVDICADMATFDYPCATLDELEETKKLVDNEGRRMHAGVADVRDFRALKAAFDAGFAEFGRVDMVIANAGMIRYADEENPQQEWRDTLDVILTGAFNAVRASIDELRAGGRGGSIVLTSSSAGLKGTASPDASPQAYTAAKRGLVGYMQVLANQYAPEMIRVNTVHPTGVISGMTMNEAMAKKAAEIGSNISAMQNALPISILDAEDIANAVAFLVSDEAQFITGTEWALDAGFTVR; encoded by the coding sequence ATGTTGAATCTCGAAGGACAGAAGCTACCGGTCGGCTCGCTGGAAGGCCGCGTCGCGTTCATCACCGGCGCCGGGCGCGGCCAGGGACGCGCGCATGCAGTTCGTCTCGCGCAGCTCGGCGTCGACATCATCGGCGTCGACATCTGTGCGGACATGGCGACTTTCGACTATCCGTGTGCGACGCTCGATGAGCTCGAGGAAACCAAGAAGCTCGTGGATAACGAGGGACGGCGGATGCACGCCGGGGTGGCCGATGTGCGCGACTTCCGCGCACTCAAGGCCGCCTTCGACGCGGGATTCGCCGAGTTCGGCCGGGTCGACATGGTGATCGCCAACGCAGGCATGATCCGCTATGCCGACGAGGAGAACCCGCAGCAGGAGTGGCGGGACACCCTCGATGTCATCCTGACCGGCGCCTTCAACGCCGTCCGAGCCTCAATCGACGAGTTGCGTGCGGGTGGCCGGGGCGGCTCGATCGTGCTGACATCGTCATCGGCGGGATTGAAGGGCACCGCGTCACCGGATGCGAGCCCGCAGGCGTATACCGCCGCCAAGCGCGGCCTGGTCGGATACATGCAAGTGTTGGCGAATCAGTATGCACCAGAGATGATCCGCGTGAACACCGTCCATCCCACCGGGGTGATCTCCGGGATGACGATGAACGAGGCGATGGCCAAGAAGGCCGCCGAGATCGGCAGCAACATCTCGGCGATGCAGAACGCACTACCGATCTCGATCCTCGACGCCGAGGACATCGCCAACGCGGTCGCCTTCCTGGTCTCCGACGAGGCACAGTTCATCACCGGCACCGAATGGGCGCTCGACGCAGGGTTCACCGTGCGCTGA